The Sinorhizobium alkalisoli genomic interval CCGCATCGCCGGCGAATTGCGCAAGAAAGAGCCCCGGTCCCTTGATGGTCCTCATGCAAATTTCCTCCCTTTTGCCTCTCTGAGAAAACCGGCGTGCCGGTCAAGTGGTGGCCGTTGAGCGCTTCGTCCCCGCAATTTCGTGACAACCGACATACCTGCAACGTTGCAGGAGCCAAAAGCTAACAGAATTTCCGTCAGGGGCAATGGGCTTCTGCCGCCTTGTGGAAAAAGAACTCGTCACGCCGGCAGGAGCGCTGACCACGCCCCTGCCAAGGGACGGATGCCCGTCAGACGTAACGGTTGACGATGTTTTCCAGAAGTTCCTGCTTGCCGGATTTGGGCTGCGGATTGAGGTCGGCCTTCAGAACCCAGGCCTCGATCTCTTCGAGCGAGAAGCCGCCCTCGAGCATCTTCTTCGCTTCGGGTACAGCCCAGCCGGCGTAACGTTTGTCGAGCGGGGCCGAGAGCGCCTTGTCCCCGATCATCTTCGCCGCCGCCTTCAGGCCGCGCGCGCAGCAATCCATGCCGCCGATATGGCCGATCAGCAGATCCTCCGGATCGATCGACTGGCGGCGCAGCTTCGCATCGAAATTGGTGCCGCCGGTCTTGAAGCCGCCGCCGGACAGGATCTGATAGTAGGCGAGCGCCATTTCCGGAACATTGTTCGGGAACTGGTCGGTATCCCAGCCGGACTGGTAATCGTTGCGGTTCATGTCGATCGAGCCGAAGATGCCGAGCGCATTGGCAAGTGCCAGTTCGTGCTCGAACGAGTGGCCGGCGAGGATCGCGTGGCCCTGCTCGATATTCACCTTCACCTCGTTTTCGAGGCCGTATTTCTTCAGGAAGCCGTAGACGGTCGCGACGTCGTAATCGTATTGGTGCTTTGTCGGCTCCTGCGGCTTCGGCTCGATGAGGATCGTGCCCTTGAAGCCGATCTTGTGCTTGTATTCGACGACGAGATTTAAAAAGCGGCCGAGTTGGTCGAGCTCGCGCTTCATGTCGGTGTTGAGCAGCGTCTCATATCCCTCGCGCCCGCCCCAGAGCACGTAGTTCTCGCCGCCGAGCTTTTGCGTCGCGTCGATGCAGGTCTTCACGGTCGCCGCCGCGAAGGCGAAGACGTCCGGGTCGGGATTGGTCGCGGCACCGCCCATATAGCGGCGGTTCGAGAAGAGGTTCGCGGTACCCCAAAGCAGCTTTACCCCGCTGTCCGCCTGCTTCCTGGCGAAATAGTCGACGATCTCATTGAGGTTGCTGGTGTTCTCGGCAAAGTTCCGGCCCTCCGGGCGCACATCCGCGTCATGGAAGCAGTAGTAGGGCGTGCCGAGCAACTGGAAGAACTCGAAGGCAACGTCGGCCTTGAGCTTCGCCGCTTCCATCGTGTCCTTGAACCATGGACGCTCGAAGGTCTGTCCGCCGAAGGGATCGCCGCCCGGCCAGACGAATGTGTGCCAGTAGGCGACGGCGAAGCGCAGATGCTCCTCCATCCGCTTGCCAAGGACGATCTCGTCCGGATTGTAGTGACGGAAGGCAAGCGGATTGGTGCTTTCCGGCCCTTCATATTTGATCTTGGCGATATCGCCGAAAAAACCCGTGTTCACGGCTGGCTCCTCTCATGGACTCTGCAATGCCGGCTCTGTCCGGCCGTCTGGTGGAAAGGTAATCGTTTACAGTCCCTCGGGTGACCGGCACCGGCCGGCTGTGCCTGGCTCGTTACATCGTCGCTCCCTTGATTGCGGGGTAAAGCCGACGGTAGCGCCGGTAGGCGTCTTCATAGGCCGGCACCAGCGAGGCGTCGGGCGCGATCGTTTCCGCCGTCTCGGGCGCCGTGCAGACAGAAAACGCATCCGCGCCGGTCGCGGCGATCAGACCGAGCCGCGCCGAGCCAAACGCCGCACCGAAATCGCCATCGGCCGGTAGGTCGACCGGCAGGTCGAGCGCCGTCGCGATCGATTTCAGCCAATAGCGGGAGCGGGAGCCGCCGCCGATCGCAGTGACGCGGGAAAGCAACGTGCCGGCCGACCGCAAGGCTTCCAGGCTGTCGCGAATCGCAAAGGAAACGCCTTCGAGCACCGCCTGCGTCAGCACCGCTCGCGAGCTCTCGTGCCCAAGGCCGGCAAAGGCGCCGCGGATCGCCGCGTCGTTGTGCGGCGTGCGCTCTCCGGAGAGATAGGGAAGGAAGGTGACCGAACCGGGCGCCTTGAGCTCATCGCCAAGCTCTGCGGTGAGATCCGCCGCGCTCCTGCCGGTTACGCCCGCATGCCAGTTCAGCGCGTCGGTCGCCGAAAGTATGACGCCCATCTGATGCCATGTGTTGGGCAGCGCATGGCAGAAGGCATGAACGGCGCTTTCCGGATTGGGGAGATAGCGGGCGTTGGCGGAAAAGAGCACGCCGGACGTTCCGAGCGAGACGAAAGCATCCCCCTCGCCGACGGTGCCCATGCCGCAGGCAGACGCCGCATTGTCGCCGGCGCCGCCGGCCACGACGACGTTCTGGCCCATGCCCCAGCGGCTCGCAAGTTCCGGCCTCAAGGCGCCGGCCCCTTCGGTCCCCTCGACGAGGCTCGGCATCTGCCGCTCCTCGAGGTATGTGGCGGCAAGCAGACTCTCGGACCACCGGCGCTTGCCCGTGTCGAGCCACGACGTGCCGGCGGAATCCGACATTTCCGACATGTGCTCGCCGGTCAGCCACAGGCGGAGATAGTCCTTGGGCAGCAGGACCCAGCGCAGCTGCGCGAAGATCTCCGGCTCGTTTTCCCGCACCCAGGCGAGCTTCGGCGCGGTGAAGCCGGGAAAGACAATGTTGCCGGTGAGCGCGCGGAACTGCGGGTCGCTGTCGAGTTCGGCTGCTTCGGCGTAGCTGCGGGTGTCGTTCCAGAGTATGCACGGCCGAAGCACGGCGTCATGCTTGTCGAGAAGCGTTGCGCCGTGCATCTGGCCGGACAAGCCGATCCCGCGGACGGCGGCAAGCGCCTGTGAATGGGCCGCCTTGAGCCCGCCGATCGCCTCGTCAGCCGCACGGATCCAGTCGGCGGGATCCTGTTCCGACCAGCCGGGACGCGGGCGAGACACGTCGAGACCGGCCGAGGCGGAACCGACGATGCGCTGGTCGTCATCGATCAGCATCGCCTTGACGCCGGAGGTACCGAGATCCAGTCCGAGATACATGGGTATCCTCCTAAGCCTGCCCGTTCGGCAGATTGTCCTTCAGGAATATATCGATGCGGATGCGTTCCTGCGCCGCAATCACCGGCAGGCCGTCCGCCTTGGCCTTGAGGACGCGGATCGCGCTCCTGACCTCGTGGCCGGCATCCTGGTTGAGGATCACGTCGATCGTTCCGGAGACAAGCGCGGCGCGGCTATAGGGGGTCAGTTCGTGTGCAACCACGCAGATCGTTTCCGCCTTGCCCGCCGTCTCGAGCGCCGCGACGAGACCGCGATTGCCGGCGCCGAGACTATAGATGCCGGCAAGATCCGGCTGCGCAGCGAGAAGCGCCGCGACCAGCTTCTGGGCGAGCACCGCATCGTCCTGGCCCTCGATTACCGGCAGCAGCGCGCGGGCGCCGAAATGGTCGCGCATCACCGCATGAAAGCCTTCAAGCCGATCCCTGTGATCGCGCACGAGCATGGAGCCGGCCAGCACGGCGACCGGTCCTTCGCGGCTGCCGAGAAAGCGTCCGATCAGATTGCCGGCCGTGCGCCCGGCGGCGATATTGTCGATGCCGGCGAAATGATCGCGCGCCGAACCCGGCAGATCCGAGACGAGAGTCACAACGGCAATACCGTCGTCGCGAAGACGTTTCACCGCCGCGGTCACTTCTGGCGCATCGATAGCGACGACGGCAACGCCTGCCGGCTGTCGCCGATGCGCCTCTTCGAGTGCCTCCGCCAACGCCTGCGGATTGAAGGCCGGTACCGACAGAATGGTGATCTCCGTGCGCTCCGCCGCCGAGCGGGCGATCGCCGCCCTGACTTCGACCTCCAGGCCGCGCATGAAGGAGTTGTCGCCCGCCGGAACGATGAAAACCAGCGGATAGGTGCGGCCCTTTGCAAGGTTCGCTGCCGTGACGTCGCGTACGTAGCCAAGCGTTTCGATCGCCCGCTCGACCTTGTCGCGCGTCACGGCCCGGACGCCCGGACGCTTGTTCAGCACCCGGTCGACGGTGGCCAGGCTGACGCCCGCTTCGGCGGCGATATCGTGAACGGTTGGGCGCATCTTCTCCTCCTCGGGAATCCCCTTAGAGGAATTTCTGATGTACGTAAATCAAAAATGTATTGAGGGCGCCATTGGCAGGAGGGGATGGTTCAATACAAAAACGCCCGCAACGAGTTTGACACTCTTGCACCGTGGTGGCCCCTCACGCTTGTCCCGCAAAAGGCAACGGAACGGGAGCACAACGGCCACCATTCTCTCCGCCAACGCCTAGCACAGGCAAAGAGCGGCTGGAAAGTTGCCGCATCTCCCTCCGCCCTATGCGGGGTAGCTGGGCGGATGAGGGATTCGTAGCCTTTAATGCCCGCCGCCGGTGCTGCCATCCTGCGGTTTGCTGATCATCAGGACGCCGGTGATCATCACCAGGAAGAGTGCGGTCAAAAGCAGGAATATGTCGCCGAACGACATGATCGCCGCCTGTTGCTGCACCATGGCGGCCAGTTGCTTGACGGCGGCGGTCGTGCCGTCAAGGCCATAGGCGTCGAAATTCGCCGCCATGCTGTTGAGGCGATCCACCGCCTCGGGATTGCCCCATTGAACGTGCTCGGCAAGTCGGGCGTGATGGAAATCCTGCCGCGCTGTCAGGATCGTATTGATGATCGCAAGTCCGACGGCGCCGCCGAGATTGCGCGTCAGATTAAAGAGACCGGAGGCATTGCGGACGCGCTCGGGCGGCAACGTACCGAGCGCGATATTGTTGATCGGCACCATGCAGAGCATCAGCGAGCAACCGCGCAGGATCTGCGGCACGAACAGTTCCCAGAAGTCCCAGTCCGCGGTCAAATGGCCCATCATCCAGGTGCCCGCCGCGAATCCCGCAAAGCCGATCCCCATCATCAGTCTGGGATCGAGGCGCCCCGCCAGGAAACCTGCGACCGGCGCGGTGAAGAACATGGCGAGGCCCGAGACGAACATGGTCTCGCCGATCATCAGCGAATCATAACCGCGTATCCGGCCGAGGTAGAGCGGATAGAGATAGGTGAGTCCGTAGAGACCGATGCCCATGACGAAGGAGAAGAGTGAGCCGAATGTGAAGTTGCGGTTGGCGAAGGCCCTGAGATCGACCACAGGAAATTCCGCCGCGAATGCCCGGTGGAAGAACACAAGGGCACCGAGCGCGGCCGCGACCGCGCCCATGACGATATGTGTGTCATTGAACCAATCATTGGCGTTGCCTTCCTCCAGCACGTATTCGAGCGAGCCCAGAAAGATTGCCATCGAAAGAAGGCCCCACCAGTCGAACTTCTTCATCAGTCCCAGTTCCGGCTTGTCGAAGTCGATGAAGGTCCAGGTCAGCGACGCAACGATGATGCCGGGAATGACATTGACGAGGAACAGCCAGTGCCAGGAAAAGGCGTGGCTCAGATAGCCGCCGACCGTCGGGCCGATGGTGGGCGCCAACGTCGCGATCAGCCCGATGATTGGCGAGACGACGTTGCGCTTCGACGGCGGGAAGATGGTAAAGGCGGCGGCAAAGACCGAGGGAATCATGCCCCCGCCGATAAAGCCCTGGATCGCACGGTAGACGATCATCTGCTCTATGTTGGTAGCGGTCGCGGCGAGTGCGCTAGCCGCCGTGAAACCGGCGGCGGCGACGGAAAAGAGCACGCGCGTCGAAACGATGCGGGCGAGTGTGCCCGACAGCGGGATCATGATGACTTCGGCGATCAGATAGGCAGTCTGCACCCATCCGATCTCGTCCGAGCCGGCGGAGAGCCCCGCCTGGATTTCGGCAAGTGAGGCCGAAACGATCTGGATGTCGAGGATCGCCATGAACATGCCGACCACCATAGCCAGGAAAGCGATCAGCCGCCGCGGGTCCATGCGTTCTTCCGCGCCGACGGCGCGTGCCGCCACGACGCCCGCTGCTGCCGTTGCCGCCATCCTGGGCACTCCTCGCTTGTCGCTTACTTCGCCTCGGCGACCGTCGCGCCTTTCGGGGCCGTTCGGGTATCGACGTCGACAACGACGCTCAGCCCCGCGCGCAGATTGCCCTTGGCGAGCGCATCGGCCGGCAGCGTGATGCGGACCGGGACGCGCTGGGTGATCTTGGTGAAGTTGCCCGTGGCGTTTTCCGCCGGCAGCAGTGAGAAGACCGCGCCGGAGGCCGGCGAAATCGACGCGACGGTGCCTTCGATGGAGTGCCCGTCATAGGCGTCGACATGGATCTGGACCTTGGAACCCGGCACCAGATCCGCAATCTGCGTTTCCTTGAAATTGGCGTCGATATAGAGCGCGTTTACCGGCACGAGCGCCGCAAGGCGCTGTCCTGCGGAAACGAGGTCGCCGACCTGGACCGCGACATTGCCGACGACACCGTCATAGGGCGCCTTCAGCACGGTGAAGGCGAGGTCGCGGTTCGCCTTGTCGCGCGCAAGTTCAAGCGATCGGATGGTGCTCTCCGCTTCCTGGCGCTGCGCCTGGAGCACGGTGATATTAGCCTGGGCCGCGGCGATATTGGCATCCGCGCCGACGAGGTTCGCGCGTGCTTGGTCCAGTGCAACCTGTGCGCTGTCGCGAGCGGCGTCGGTCCCGAAGTCCTTTGACTGCAGATCGCTGGCTCGCTTCTGCGCCAGTTCTGCGCCCCTGAGCGCCGCCTCGAAGGATTCCTTCTGCGCTTGCGCCTGGTTGAGGCTTGCCTTCGCGCCGGCGATCTGCGCGTCGAAGCGGCTGAGCGCCAGCTTCTGCGTCAAAATCTGCGCCTCGGCCTGCTCGGCCGCGATGCGATAGTCGCCATCGTCGAGCGTGACGAGCGAGGCGCCGGCCTTCACGTGCTGGTTGGCGACGACATTGACCTTGGCGACATAGCCAGACACCTTTGGCGAGATGGTGGCGATATCCGCCTCGATATAGGCGTCGTCGGTCGTGACCATGAAGCGGCCGTTCGTCCACCAGTCATAGCCATACCAGCCGCCCGCCGCGAGCAACGCGAGGCCCAGAACCGGAAGTATCGGGTTTCGGCGCTTCTTCTGAGGCGCTGCCGTATCGGTCGATGGCCGTCCCCTCGCCGACGCCGCTTCGCCGCTCGGAGCCTCGACCTTGCCGGTGAGGTCCTTGACTTCGAAGTCATCGTCGACGGGACGGACGCGGGCAGCGCTCGAGATGCTGTTGCTGGACATGGGGACACCGGTCTGAATGAATGATTGCTAAAATTGACTGAACCGTTCGGTTCGATGTCGCTTGACATAGGGCCTTTGTCGCCGCATATCAAGTGCAAATCGAACCGATCGGTTCGAAAAACAAAGTGGTAAGAGGCGCCGACCGCTCAGTACCCCTTTCTTTTTATTGGATCCGATCGCGCCTATGGTTTTTGGATCGGCTCCAGAAACCAACGCGAAGCAGTGGAGAAGCCCGGCAATCATGAAGCCATCGAACAGCGACCAGCAGGAAAGGCATCCGCAGGAGCAGGAACAGCCGTCCACGAGCGGCGGCCGGCGACCCGCCGGCGCGGATCCGGTGAAGCGCGAGCAGATTCTCGAGGGCGCCAAACGCGTTTTCATGCGCAGCAACTTCGATGCAGCCAGTATGAACGACATTACCCGCGAGGCTGGCGTCTCAAAGGGCACTCTCTATGTCTATTTCGAGAACAAGGAAGACCTGTTCGAGGCGTTGATCGCGCGCGAGCGCAGCCGCATCGTCAGCAGCATCAAACAGTTGCTGAACGATCATGACTCCATTGAGGTCGCGCTTCACGATTTCGGCGTGGCCCTCGTGACCAGCATCACCTCCGACTACACGATCCGCGCGATGCGCACCGTGCTCGGTGTCATCGACCGAATGCCGCGGCTGGCACAACGCTTCTTCACCGCTACGCCGGAAAACGGCTATACCGTCCTGAAGTCCTATCTCGACCGGCAGGTGGCCAAGGGCATGCTGTCGATCGACGATACGGAGCTGGCAGCGAAACAGTTCATCGAGCTCTCCATGGCCGGCCTCTTCAAGGGCCGCCTCTTCGGCATGTGCGACGCGGTTCCGGCCGCACAGTTGGAAAAGAACGTGAGCTCAGCCATCCGCGTCTTCATGGCCGCCTATGGGCAGAAATCGCAAACCGGCTGAAACGGCACCCCGGGACACGCAGCGCCATTCTCGTCCAATCCCGCAATTGCGATCAAACGTGTCCGCCTGCGAGGCCGTATCAGCTGGATCGTCTGCCACGGGAGTGAACATGAGTGCCATCGGACGGGCGATCTGGTTCATTGAAAGCCATTTCGCCAGAGATATATCGCTGGAGCAGATTGCCGAGGCCGCCGGGCTGTCGCGCTATCATTTGTCGCGCGTCTTCGGCCTTGCGACCGGTCGTTCGATCAGCACCTATATCCGCGGGCGCCGCCTGAGCGGGGCGGCACGCCTCCTCGCCGACGGCAACTCGACCATTCTCGAGGTGGCCCTCGATGCGGGCTACGGCTCGCACGAGGCCTTCACCCGTGCCTTTCGCGAGCAATTCGGCGTGACTCCCGAATCCATCCGCAAGCAAGGGCATTTTCGCAACATCGAACTGATGGAGCCCATCAGAATGGACGACACACGCACCCTGAAAATCGACGCGCCGCGCTTCGAGGATGGCCCCGCGCTTCTCCTCGCCGGCCTGGCGGAGACTTATACCTACAATCGCACCGAGGGCATCCCCTCCCTCTGGCAGCGCTTCAACACCTATTTCGGCAACATCCCGGGCCAACGCGGCAATGTCGCCTACGGCGTTTGCACCCACGCGGATGCGGCGACCGGGAGCTTCCGTTACATGGCCGCCGTCGAAGTCGAAGACGCGGACTCGCTGCCGAACGGATTTTCGACCCTGAAGCTGCCGAAGCAACGCTATGCGGTGTTCCTGCATCGAGGGCACATTTCCGCGATCTCCAACACGGCTCAACACATCTTCGGGTCTTGGTTTCCGCAATCGGGACTCGAGCATGGCCAGACCCCCGACCTCATCGAACGCTATGACGAGCGCTTCGATCCGGAAACAGGCCAGGGCGTCGTCGAGATGTGGGTACCCATAAAGGAATGAGCGCATCATGCCGCAACGCCGCCGCGAAAGGCGCGGCGGCGCTTGCGACTTTCAGAAGTATCCCTAAATACTGCGGCGATCTTGCGCGACGACGCGCCCGGAGCGGGTTCCCGCTCTGCTTTGGTCTAGGAAAGGAAAAGATCGCCGATGCAGGAAATCCTCACACTCGTCCAAAGTCCCGAGGCTTGGGTCGCCCTGGTGACGCTCATCGTCATGGAGGTCGTGCTCGGCATCGACAACCTGATCTTCATCTCGATCCTCACCAACAAGTTGCCTGCAGCCCACCGTGTCAGTGCCCGCCGCATCGGCATCGGCCTTGCGCTGATCATGCGCCTGGCACTGCTCGGAACAATCGCGTGGATCGTGCAACTGACCCAGCCGGTCTTCGAAGCCTTCGGGCACGGCTTCTCCTGGAAGGACATGATCCTGATCGCCGGCGGCCTGTTCCTTGTCTGGAAAGCGACGAAAGAAATCCACCACAGCGTCGATCCGAAAGATCACGCGGAGGATTTCATCGCCACCTCAGCGATCAACAGCTTCACCGCAGCCATCGGCCAGATTCTGCTGCTCGACCTTGTCTTCTCCGTCGACAGCATCATCACCGCTGTCGGCATGACGCCGCACCTGCCGATCATGGTGGCCGCGGTTGTCGTCGCCGTTACAGTCATGCTGCTTGCGGCAACGCCGCTCGCCAACTTCATCGAGCGGAACCCGACCATCGTGATGCTGGCGCTCGCCTTCCTGCTGATGATCGGCACCACGCTGATCGCCGAGGGCATGGGCTTCCACGTCCCGAAGGGCTATGTCTATGCGGCCATGGCATTCTCGGCGCTGGTCGAGGGGCTGAATATGATGGCCCGCAATGCTCGTCTGAAGAGGCGGGCGGAAAAGCTCCACTAGCGCATGATCCGACCGGAGTGAAACGAGGATCGACAAGATCATGCGTCAAAAAGAAAGCGTTAGAGCGCCGATCTGATCCAGGCAGATCGAAACGCGCTCTAGCCGCCCCTCGATATGGGGGTCGGCATCGCGGACCTCCATGAGAATGAGCGGGCTCCGCCGTCCCGCGGCACGATCACCGCTACCGAAGCGTCTCCTTCCGGTTTCCGTTGACAGGAGGGGCTTTCTATGGTCTCACCCCTGCCGACTGGAATTGCCCGCCGATACCGCTGGTGCGGCGCCCTTGCGGGCGTTTCCTTCCCATAAAAAAGGCGCCCCGCCTGCGGGAGTACGCTCCGGCAGAGGGCCCCAAAGCACGTCAAGACGGGCAAGACCATGGCAGATTCAGGAGTCCGGGTGCGCATCGCGCCCTCCCCCACCGGCGAACCGCATGTCGGTACCGCCTACATCGCGCTGTTCAACTATCTCTTCGCGAAGAAGCATGGCGGCGAGTTCATCCTGCGCATCGAGGACACCGATGCGACACGCTCGACGCCGGAATTCGAGAAGAAGGTGCTCGATGCCCTGGAATGGTGCGGCCTCAAGTGGTCGGAAGGTCCCGATATCGGCGGCCCCTACGGTCCCTATCGCCAGAGCGACCGCAAGGATATCTATAAGCCCTATGTCGAGAAGATCGTTGCAAACGGCCACGGCTTCCGCTGTTTCTGCACGCCCGAGCGGCTGGAAGAGATGCGCGAGGCGCAGCGCGCCGCGGGCAAGCCGCCGAAATATGACGGTCTCTGCCTCAGCCTTGCAGCCGAGGAAGTGACCTCGCGAGTCGCCGCCGGCGAGCCCCACGTCGTGCGCATGAAGATCCCGACGGAAGGCTCCTGCAAGTTCCACGACGGCGTCTACGGCGACGTCGAGATCCCGTGGGATGCGGTCGACATGCAGGTGCTGCTCAAGGCCGACGGCATGCCGACCTACCACATGGCGAACGTCGTCGACGACCACCTGATGAAGATCACCCATGTCGCGCGCGGCGAGGAATGGCTCGCCTCCGTGCCGAAGCACATCCTGATCTACCAGTATCTCGGCCTCGAACCGCCGAAGTTCATGCACCTTTCGCTTATGCGCAACGCCGACAAGTCGAAGCTGTCGAAGCGCAAGAACCCCACGTCGATCTCCTATTACACCGCGCTCGGCTACCTGCCTGAAGCGCTGATGAACTTCCTCGGCCTGTTTTTCATCCAGATCGCAGAAGGTGAAGAGCTGTTGACGGTCGACGAGTTGGCGGAGAAATTCGACCCGGAAAACCTTTCGAAGGCCGGCGCCATATTCGACGTCCAGAAGCTCGACTGGCTGAACGCCCGCTGGATCCGCGAGAAGCTTTCCGAAGAAGAATTCGCCGCCCGCGTCTTCGCCTGGGCGCGCGAGAACGACCGCCTCATGGAAGGCCTCAAGCTCTCGCAGTCGCGTATTTCCAAGCTCGGTGAACTGCCCGACCTCGCCGCCTTCCTGTTCAAGTCGGACCTCGGCCTGCAGCCCGCCGCCTTTGCCGGCGTCAAGGCTTCGCCCGAGGACATGCTGGAAATCCTGAACACGGTACAGCCGCATCTCGAGAAGATCCTCGAATGGAACAAGGAGTCGATCGAGGCGGAACTGCGCGCCGTCGCCGAAGCGACCGGCAAGAAGCTGAAGGCGATCGTCGCGCCGCTCTTCGTCGCCGTCTCAGGCTCGCAGCGCTCGCTGCCGCTCTTCGATTCAATGGAGTTGCTCGGCCGCGCGGTCGTGCGCCAGCGCCTGAAGGTGGCGTCTCAGGTCGTCGCTTCGATGGTCGGCGGCGGAAAGTAAGGACAAGACGATGAATCAGACGACTGAAAACGCCGGCCTTTCCTCCGACGCGACCGAGGTTCGCGCCCAGAAGCTGAAACTCCTGCGCGAGCAGGTCGGCGACGTCTACCCGGCGCATTTCCATCGCACCATCACCAATGCGGAACTTGCCGAAAAATACGCCGGGCTCGAACCGGAGACGGAAAGCGGCGAGACGGTAACGGTCGCCGGCCGCGTCTTCTCCTCGCGCAATTCCGGCATGTTCATCGATATCCATGACGCATCCGGCAAGATCCAGATCTTCTCGCACAAGGATACGGCGCCGGAAGAGGCGCGGGCCCTGCTCCCGATGATCGACCTCGGCGATATCATCGGCGTCACCGGCGAGGTGCGGCGCACCAAGCGGGGCGAGCTGACGGTGAACGCGAAAGAGATCACCATGCTCTGCAAGTCGCTTTTGCCGATGCCGGAGAAGTATCACGGCCTCGCCGACATCGAGACCCGCTACCGCAAGCGCTATCTCGACATCATGGTCAACGAGGAGTCCAAGCTGCGCTTTCAGCAGCGCAGCCGCATCGTCTCGAGCCTGCGCCGCTTCCTTGAGGACGAGAGCTTCATGGAAGTGGAAACGCCGATGCTGCAGCCGATCTATGGCGGTGCGACGGCCGAACCCTTCAAGACCCATCACAACACGCTGAAGCTCGACATGTATCTGCGCATCGCGCCCGAGCTTTACCTGAAGCGCGTTCTCGTTTCCGGCCTCACCGACAAGGTGTTCGAAATCAACCGCAACTTCCGCAACGAAGGCGTCTCCACCCGGCACAATCCGGAATTCACGATGATGGAGTGCTATTGGGCCTATGCGGATTACGAGGACATGATGGGCCTCGTCGAACGCATGTTCGAGGCGCTGGCGCTGGCGGTGCACGGTAAGACCGAGTTCGAATTCGGCGACAAGCAGCTCTCTTTCAAGGGACCATTCCCGCGCGTCTCCATGCCGGCGGCCGTAAAGGAGGCGACCGGCATCGATTTCCTTGCGATTAAGACCGATGAGGAAGCCCGCGAGGCCGCAAGAATGGCCGGTTTCGAGATCGAGAAGGACGCGACGTGGGGCGAAGTTCTCGCTTTCGTCTTCGAGGAAAGGGTCGAGGCGACGCTCATACAGCCCGCCCACGTCGTCCACTTCCCCAAGGATATCTCGCCCTTCGCCAAGGAAGTGCCGGGCGAGCCGCGGCTCGTGGAGCGCTTCGAGACCTATTGCAACGGCTGGGAGATCGGCAATGCCTTCTCCGAGC includes:
- the xylA gene encoding xylose isomerase codes for the protein MNTGFFGDIAKIKYEGPESTNPLAFRHYNPDEIVLGKRMEEHLRFAVAYWHTFVWPGGDPFGGQTFERPWFKDTMEAAKLKADVAFEFFQLLGTPYYCFHDADVRPEGRNFAENTSNLNEIVDYFARKQADSGVKLLWGTANLFSNRRYMGGAATNPDPDVFAFAAATVKTCIDATQKLGGENYVLWGGREGYETLLNTDMKRELDQLGRFLNLVVEYKHKIGFKGTILIEPKPQEPTKHQYDYDVATVYGFLKKYGLENEVKVNIEQGHAILAGHSFEHELALANALGIFGSIDMNRNDYQSGWDTDQFPNNVPEMALAYYQILSGGGFKTGGTNFDAKLRRQSIDPEDLLIGHIGGMDCCARGLKAAAKMIGDKALSAPLDKRYAGWAVPEAKKMLEGGFSLEEIEAWVLKADLNPQPKSGKQELLENIVNRYV
- the xylB gene encoding xylulokinase, which produces MYLGLDLGTSGVKAMLIDDDQRIVGSASAGLDVSRPRPGWSEQDPADWIRAADEAIGGLKAAHSQALAAVRGIGLSGQMHGATLLDKHDAVLRPCILWNDTRSYAEAAELDSDPQFRALTGNIVFPGFTAPKLAWVRENEPEIFAQLRWVLLPKDYLRLWLTGEHMSEMSDSAGTSWLDTGKRRWSESLLAATYLEERQMPSLVEGTEGAGALRPELASRWGMGQNVVVAGGAGDNAASACGMGTVGEGDAFVSLGTSGVLFSANARYLPNPESAVHAFCHALPNTWHQMGVILSATDALNWHAGVTGRSAADLTAELGDELKAPGSVTFLPYLSGERTPHNDAAIRGAFAGLGHESSRAVLTQAVLEGVSFAIRDSLEALRSAGTLLSRVTAIGGGSRSRYWLKSIATALDLPVDLPADGDFGAAFGSARLGLIAATGADAFSVCTAPETAETIAPDASLVPAYEDAYRRYRRLYPAIKGATM
- a CDS encoding LacI family DNA-binding transcriptional regulator, which translates into the protein MRPTVHDIAAEAGVSLATVDRVLNKRPGVRAVTRDKVERAIETLGYVRDVTAANLAKGRTYPLVFIVPAGDNSFMRGLEVEVRAAIARSAAERTEITILSVPAFNPQALAEALEEAHRRQPAGVAVVAIDAPEVTAAVKRLRDDGIAVVTLVSDLPGSARDHFAGIDNIAAGRTAGNLIGRFLGSREGPVAVLAGSMLVRDHRDRLEGFHAVMRDHFGARALLPVIEGQDDAVLAQKLVAALLAAQPDLAGIYSLGAGNRGLVAALETAGKAETICVVAHELTPYSRAALVSGTIDVILNQDAGHEVRSAIRVLKAKADGLPVIAAQERIRIDIFLKDNLPNGQA
- a CDS encoding DHA2 family efflux MFS transporter permease subunit, whose protein sequence is MAATAAAGVVAARAVGAEERMDPRRLIAFLAMVVGMFMAILDIQIVSASLAEIQAGLSAGSDEIGWVQTAYLIAEVIMIPLSGTLARIVSTRVLFSVAAAGFTAASALAATATNIEQMIVYRAIQGFIGGGMIPSVFAAAFTIFPPSKRNVVSPIIGLIATLAPTIGPTVGGYLSHAFSWHWLFLVNVIPGIIVASLTWTFIDFDKPELGLMKKFDWWGLLSMAIFLGSLEYVLEEGNANDWFNDTHIVMGAVAAALGALVFFHRAFAAEFPVVDLRAFANRNFTFGSLFSFVMGIGLYGLTYLYPLYLGRIRGYDSLMIGETMFVSGLAMFFTAPVAGFLAGRLDPRLMMGIGFAGFAAGTWMMGHLTADWDFWELFVPQILRGCSLMLCMVPINNIALGTLPPERVRNASGLFNLTRNLGGAVGLAIINTILTARQDFHHARLAEHVQWGNPEAVDRLNSMAANFDAYGLDGTTAAVKQLAAMVQQQAAIMSFGDIFLLLTALFLVMITGVLMISKPQDGSTGGGH
- a CDS encoding HlyD family secretion protein, with the protein product MSSNSISSAARVRPVDDDFEVKDLTGKVEAPSGEAASARGRPSTDTAAPQKKRRNPILPVLGLALLAAGGWYGYDWWTNGRFMVTTDDAYIEADIATISPKVSGYVAKVNVVANQHVKAGASLVTLDDGDYRIAAEQAEAQILTQKLALSRFDAQIAGAKASLNQAQAQKESFEAALRGAELAQKRASDLQSKDFGTDAARDSAQVALDQARANLVGADANIAAAQANITVLQAQRQEAESTIRSLELARDKANRDLAFTVLKAPYDGVVGNVAVQVGDLVSAGQRLAALVPVNALYIDANFKETQIADLVPGSKVQIHVDAYDGHSIEGTVASISPASGAVFSLLPAENATGNFTKITQRVPVRITLPADALAKGNLRAGLSVVVDVDTRTAPKGATVAEAK
- a CDS encoding TetR/AcrR family transcriptional regulator, encoding MKPSNSDQQERHPQEQEQPSTSGGRRPAGADPVKREQILEGAKRVFMRSNFDAASMNDITREAGVSKGTLYVYFENKEDLFEALIARERSRIVSSIKQLLNDHDSIEVALHDFGVALVTSITSDYTIRAMRTVLGVIDRMPRLAQRFFTATPENGYTVLKSYLDRQVAKGMLSIDDTELAAKQFIELSMAGLFKGRLFGMCDAVPAAQLEKNVSSAIRVFMAAYGQKSQTG